The Juglans regia cultivar Chandler chromosome 2, Walnut 2.0, whole genome shotgun sequence genome includes a window with the following:
- the LOC108984296 gene encoding GDSL esterase/lipase At5g55050-like produces the protein MAYNIVFVASFFLIIRFNFSEAQMVPAMFVFGDSVVDVGNNNFLELSVAKATLPYYGIDLPTKKPAGRFTNGMNAADFLAKKVGLPTSPPYLSLVNESSKNKMSFLTGVSFASGGARILDRTDPYAFQSVHLTQQVDYFATVYEDLNIQLGSSGAERLLSKSIFAIVIGNNDILGYFGSSDLRSKTSPRQYVDSMVLTLEAKLKYLYNRGARKFVIIGIPSLGCCPARRRETKNEECNEEINYWSVKYNEGLVSMLQKLKSDLKGLHYSYSDSYKVLLNFIQNPAAYGFVEVKAACCGLGTLNAEIFCLPIANYCSNRSDHVFFDRVHPTEATYRILVDHIFDGPSQYTFPMNVRQLVAV, from the exons ATGGCATACAATATTGTTTTTGTAGCGAGTTTCTTCCTCATAATCAGATTCAATTTTTCAGAGGCTCAAATGGTTCCAGCCATGTTCGTATTTGGAGACTCAGTGGTAGATGTTGGCAACAACAATTTCCTAGAACTTTCCGTTGCAAAGGCAACTTTGCCTTACTATGGCATCGACCTCCCCACCAAAAAACCGGCCGGCAGGTTTACGAATGGCATGAATGCAGCAGATTTTCTGG CTAAGAAAGTGGGCCTTCCAACTTCCCCACCATATCTCTCTCTGGTAAACGAGTCCAGCAAGAATAAAATGTCGTTCCTGACCGGTGTTAGCTTCGCCTCCGGAGGTGCTAGAATATTGGATCGCACAGACCCGTATGCG TTCCAGTCCGTGCACTTGACACAACAAGTAGACTATTTCGCAACTGTTTATGAAGACCTGAACATACAGCTAGGATCCTCTGGTGCAGAAAGGCTTCTATCCAAATCAATATTTGCCATTGTGATTGGAAACAATGACATCCTTGGCTACTTCGGGTCGTCCGATCTCCGCAGCAAGACTAGCCCACGGCAGTATGTGGATTCAATGGTTCTCACACTAGAGGCAAAATTGAAG TATTTATACAATCGTGGTGCCCGTAAATTTGTGATTATTGGGATACCATCACTAGGATGCTGCCCGGCAAGAAGGAGGGAGACCAAAAACGAAGAATGCAACGAAGAAATTAATTACTGGTCTGTTAAGTACAATGAAGGCCTTGTATCAATGTTGCAGAAATTGAAATCAGATCTGAAAGGCCTACACTACTCATACTCTGATAGTTATAAAGTCTTGCTCAACTTCATCCAGAATCCAGCTGCTTATG GATTTGTAGAGGTTAAAGCTGCCTGTTGTGGGCTGGGAACCCTTAATGCAGAAATATTTTGCCTGCCAATTGCAAACTATTGCTCCAACAGAAGCGACCATGTATTTTTTGATCGGGTCCATCCTACAGAGGCAACTTATCGCATCTTGGTGGATCATATTTTTGATGGTCCATCACAATACACATTTCCAATGAATGTGAGGCAGCTAGTAGCCGTTTAA